A genomic region of Papaver somniferum cultivar HN1 chromosome 7, ASM357369v1, whole genome shotgun sequence contains the following coding sequences:
- the LOC113296347 gene encoding receptor-like protein kinase HSL1, producing the protein MAKMRKTHSQKPIFSILSILSLLFLSATSQKIQENVEEQRILLKLKQEFGNPSALQSWSPSSNPSHCTDWSGITCNSNNSVTEISLHNMNITEKVPDFVCDLRNLTWIDLSWNYFPGEFPVSVLNCTNLEYLDLTMNNFVGVIPNEIDRVKKLKVLDLSANNFTGDIPPEIGNLEFLEILSLTQNHFNGTFPVEIGKLVNLEVLEMPLNEFVPSKIPDEFSNLVKLKRLFMKDSNLFGEIPEWFGDLKDLEVLNLQTNNLNGKIPESLFLLKNLSYVNLAENKLSGGIPEEIECLGMEGFDLSNNELNGSIPEGFGKWKNLTNLVIYWNRLTGEIPVSIGLLPLLTDIRLFGNDLTGELPGDLGLHSKLQYLEVDTNRLTGKLPENLCFGGEFSGISAFSNNFTGEIPKSLGKCPSLKNVLLYKNMLGGELPASFWSPVSLLVVQIHDNMFSGALPDMLSSRLERLEIENNRFTGRIPLGIGSSAQLVVFDGSNNLFTGEIPIGLTALSNLTSLALDGNEISGSIPSDIISWKSLDTLTLSRNRISGALPPKIGSLPNLNKLDLSENQISGPIPFEIANSKLSSLNLSSNLLSGKVPSQLEAFEDSFFNNSGLCSNAEISNLVSCNSLSSRSSRRLSPKFIALIVVVVVVTILLAVILVLVAIKSIYKRKQDDEEDSVTWKVIKFQRLVDFSESQILSGLTKSSLIGSGGCGEVYKVSINHLDKAVAVKKISSKGKVDSKHATQFQAEVEILGNIKHNNIVKLMGYMSSKYTKLLVYEYMENGSLDQWLHQRNNGNLDERRTLDWQKRLKIAVGVAQGLSYIHHNCSPPIIHRDVKSSNILLDSDFKAKVADFGVAKIVQAGQPYSASIVAGSFGYIAPEYGRTLKVNEKVDVYSFGVVLLELVTGREANKGDEDRSLAEWAAHRFLETPLDALLDEEVKEGSNVAEMTSVFRLGLMCTSALPSNRPTMSGALQYLVRHCSSQEVYEKKALVTADNDVAPLLLSRHSADLLSTYKGGRSKKRVSDVDHSALEV; encoded by the exons ATGGCGAAGATGAGAAAAACCCACTCTCAAAAACCCATTTTTTCCATCCTTTCCATACTGTCTCTACTCTTTCTCTCAGCAACATCACAGAAAATTCAAGAAAATGTAGAAGAACAAAGAATTCTGCTGAAGCTCAAGCAAGAATTTGGAAACCCGTCGGCGTTACAATCATGGAGTCCATCATCAAACCCTAGCCACTGTACCGATTGGTCAGGTATAACCTGTAACTCCAACAACTCAGTTACTGAAATTTCACTTCACAACATGAATATTACAGAAAAAGTTCCAGATTTTGTATGTGATTTGAGGAATTTAACATGGATTGATCTTTCATGGAATTATTTTCCTGGGGAGTTCCCAGTTTCTGTATTGAATTGTACAAACCTGGAATATCTTGATTTGACCATGAATAACTTTGTTGGTGTAATTCCTAACGAGATTGATAGAGTTAAGAAGCTTAAAGTACTTGATCTGTCTGCTAATAACTTTACTGGTGATATACCGCCGGAAATAGGGAATTTAGAGTTCTTAGAGATTTTGAGTCTTACGCAGAATCATTTTAATGGAACTTTTCCGGTGGAAATCGGGAAATTGGTTAATCTTGAAGTTCTTGAAATGCCTTTAAATGAGTTTGTTCCGTCTAAAATTCCGGATGAATTCAGTAACTTGGTTAAGTTAAAGAGGCTTTTTATGAAAGATTCGAACCTGTTCGGAGAAATTCCTGAATGGTTTGGTGATTTAAAGGATCTTGAGGTTTTAAATCTTCAGACTAATAATTTGAATGGCAAAATTCCGGAAAGTCTCTTTTTGTTAAAGAACTTGTCCTATGTGAACTTGGCGGAAAACAAGTTGTCAGGTGGAATTCCGGAAGAAATCGAGTGTTTGGGTATGGAAGGTTTTGATTTGTCGAATAATGAGTTAAACGGTTCGATACCAGAAGGTTTTGGCAAGTGGAAGAATTTGACAAATTTGGTTATATACTGGAATCGGTTGACGGGGGAGATACCGGTTAGTATTGGTTTACTTCCATTGCTTACTGATATTCGGTTGTTTGGAAATGACTTGACtggtgaacttccaggagacttggGGTTGCATTCAAAGCTTCAGTATCTTGAAGTTGATACAAATAGACTTACTGGAAAGTTGCCCGAGAATTTATGTTTTGGTGGTGAGTTCTCTGGGATTTCGGCGTTTTCGAATAATTTTACTGGTGAAATCCCGAAGTCGTTAGGGAAGTGTCCTAGTTTAAAAAACGTTTTGCTGTACAAGAATATGTTGGGTGGTGAGCTTCCAGCTAGTTTTTGGTCGCCAGTGAGTTTGTTGGTTGTTCAGATACATGATAATATGTTCTCAGGGGCACTTCCAGATATGTTGAGTTCGAGGTTAGAGCGCTTAGAGATTGAGAACAACAGGTTTACAGGGAGGATTCCTTTGGGCATTGGAAGTTCAGCGCAATTGGTGGTGTTTGATGGAAGCAACAATCTCTTTACTGGTGAGATACCTATTGGGCTCACTGCTCTTTCTAACCTTACTTCTCTGGCTTTAGATGGAAATGAAATTTCGGGTTCGATTCCTTCGGATATCATCTCATGGAAGTCGCTCGACACTTTAACTCTAAGTAGAAACCGGATTTCGGGTGCGCTTCCTCCAAAAATAGGTTCCCTTCCTAATCTCAATAAACTTGATTTATCTGAAAACCAAATTTCTGGTCCAATTCCATTTGAGATTGCCAATTCAAAGTTAAGCTCCCTAAACCTGTCATCAAATTTACTCTCTGGGAAGGTCCCATCTCAATTAGAAGCATTTGAAGACAGCTTTTTCAACAATTCTGGCCTTTGCTCCAATGCTGAAATATCAAACCTTGTATCCTGCAATTCTTTGTCTAGTCGAAGTTCACGTAGGCTTTCACCAAAATTTATCGCTTTGATAGTAGTTGTTGTTGTAGTAACGATACTTCTTGCAGTCATCTTGGTATTGGTTGCCATAAAAAGTATATATAAGCGAAAACAAGACGATGAAGAAGATTCTGTAACGTGGAAGGTGATAAAATTTCAGAGATTAGTGGACTTCAGCGAATCGCAGATTTTGTCGGGCTTAACAAAGAGTAGTTTGATTGGAAGTGGTGGATGTGGGGAAGTATACAAGGTATCCATTAATCATCTAGATAAGGCTGTTGCAGTCAAAAAGATTTCAAGTAAAGGGAAAGTGGATTCGAAACATGCAACACAGTTTCAAGCAGAAGTTGAAATCCTTGGAAATATTAAACACAATAATATAGTGAAATTGATGGGCTACATGTCAAGTAAGTATACAAAGCTTCTTGTTTACGAGTACATGGAAAATGGTAGTTTGGATCAATGGTTGCATCAGAGGAATAATGGGAATTTGGATGAACGGAGAACCTTGGATTGGCAGAAGAGGCTGAAAATTGCTGTAGGAGTTGCTCAAGGACTTTCTTACATTCATCATAATTGTTCTCCGCCGATTATTCACAGGGATGTTAAGTCGAGTAATATTTTATTGGATTCTGACTTTAAAGCAAAAGTTGCGGATTTTGGGGTAGCTAAGATAGTTCAGGCAGGACAACCATATTCAGCATCCATTGTTGCAGGCTCTTTCGGGTACATTGCTCCAG AGTATGGTCGGACACTCAAAGTAAATGAGAAGGTAGATGTTTATAGCTTTGGGGTAGTACTCTTGGAACTTGTTACTGGACGAGAAGCAAACAAAGGAGATGAAGATAGAAGCCTTGCTGAATGGGCGGCACACCGGTTTCTAGAAACACCTTTGGATGCTTTGCTAGATGAAGAAGTGAAAGAAGGTAGCAATGTGGCGGAAATGACGAGTGTATTCAGACTTGGGTTGATGTGCACAAGTGCGTTACCTTCCAATAGGCCTACCATGTCAGGAGCATTGCAATATCTAGTCAGGCATTGTTCTTCCCAAGAAGTATATGAAAAGAAAGCCTTGGTTACTGCTGATAATGATGTCGCTCCTCTTCTTCTTAGTAGACATTCTGCTGATTTGCTTTCCACCTACAAAGGAGGTCGTAGTAAGAAAAGGGTGTCAGATGTGGATCACAGCGCCCTGGAAGTTTAA